The Vigna unguiculata cultivar IT97K-499-35 chromosome 6, ASM411807v1, whole genome shotgun sequence genome contains a region encoding:
- the LOC114188948 gene encoding squalene monooxygenase-like isoform X3, which yields MDGKKTKLPYPLEKFHAEVAGRSFHNGRFIQMMREKAAALQFVRMEQGTVTSLLEQDNKTVVGVQYRTKGGEQLKAYAPLTVICDGCFSNLRRSLCHPKVEVSSSFVGLVLENCQLPFENYGHVILADPSPILFYRISSTEVRCLVDIPGPKVPLMWSGMANYLKTTVASQIPPGLQDAFLSAIDRGDIRIMPNGSMPAEPNPTRGAMLIGDAFNMRHPLTGGGMTVALSDIVLLRDLIKPVGDLNDASSLCTYLESFYILRKPMASTINTLAGALYKVFSVSPDDARKELRQACFDYLSLGKIFSGGPIALLSGLNPYPLSLILHFFAVAFYGVGRLLLPFPSFERMWVGARIVFCAFGIIFPIIKAEGIRQMFFPTSIAAFYRAPPHR from the exons ATGGATGGGAAAAAAACTAAGCTGCCTTATCCTTTGGAGAAGTTTCATGCTGAAGTGGCTGGCAGGAGCTTCCATAATGGACGTTTTATACAGATGATGAGAGAAAAAGCTGCTGCTCTGCAATT TGTACGAATGGAGCAGGGCACTGTGACATCTCTTCTTGAACAGGATAACAAAACTGTTGTAGGGGTCCAGTACAGAACTAAAGGTGGTGAACAACTTAAAGCATATGCTCCCCTCACAGTTATTTGTGATGGCTGTTTCTCAAATCTGCGTCGGTCTCTCTGCCACCCCAAG GTTGAAGTATCCTCCTCTTTCGTGGGTTTAGTTCTGGAGAATTGTCAACTCCCATTTGAAAATTATGGGCATGTTATTCTAGCTGATCCTTCCCCTATCTTATTTTATCGTATCAGCAGCACTGAGGTTCGCTGCTTAGTTGATATACCAGGTCCTAAAGTCCCTCTTATGTGGAGCGGAATGGCCAATTATCTGAAGACTACAGTTGCTTCCCAG ATTCCACCTGGGCTTCAGGATGCTTTCCTATCTGCAATTGATAGAGGAGATATTAGAATCATGCCTAATGGTAGCATGCCAGCTGAACCAAATCCTACTCGGGGAGCAATGTTAATTGGTGATGCTTTCAACATGCGTCATCCTTTGACTGGTGGAGGAATGACAGTGGCACTGTCTGATATTGTTTTGCTGCGGGATCTTATCAAGCCAGTTGGTGACCTGAATGATGCATCCTCACTATGCACATATCTTGAATCCTTTTACATCTTGCGCAAG CCTATGGCATCCACCATAAATACTTTGGCAGGTGCTCTGTACAAGGTCTTTTCAGTTTCACCCGATGATGCCAGAAAGGAACTGCGCCAAGCATGTTTTGATTACTTGAGccttggaaaaatattttctggtGGACCCATCGCTCTACTCTCTGGCCTAAACCCTTACCCTTTGAGTTTAATTCTTCACTTTTTTGCTGTTGCATTCTATGGGGTTGGCCGTCTGCTCTTGCCATTCCCTTCATTTGAACGCATGTGGGTTGGAGCTCGAATAGTTTTC TGTGCGTTTGGCATAATATTTCCAATCATCAAGGCTGAAGGAATAAGACAAATGTTTTTCCCCACATCCATAGCAGCTTTTTATAGAGCTCCTCCTCACAGGTGA